A single Lolium perenne isolate Kyuss_39 chromosome 6, Kyuss_2.0, whole genome shotgun sequence DNA region contains:
- the LOC127309366 gene encoding BTB/POZ and MATH domain-containing protein 1-like, with protein MPATKTASTCTVDDVQGSHVFNIFRYSKHMGTGLGKFIMSGVFSVGGYDWAIRFYPDGFDSYHKDYIAVYLELLSKDAKVRASCDLRLVDQSTGLSSSIDMTAPRVFNQNNLSRFAPQHAKFKNRSEFEASAYLLDDHLAIECVVTVMKETRVSETRSPPKVDVPLSDITTHLGKLLESKETADVTFNVRGETFAAHRIILAMRPPVFKAELYGPIGETGTEFIHVKEMQPDVFKALLHFIYTDSLDIIDDLEGNDHSEMIRHLLVAADRYAMERLKLLCQSILCENLDVQNVATTLALADQHHCNILKDACIECISSLNIDDVVATQGYVNLRKTGPSILLDALVEMRRRFYKT; from the coding sequence ATGCCGGCGACAAAGACGGCTTCAACTTGCACCGTGGACGACGTGCAGGGCAGCCATGTCTTCAACATCTTTCGGTACAGCAAGCATATGGGCACCGGCTTGGGCAAGTTCATCATGTCCGGCGTCTTTTCTGTCGGGGGGTATGATTGGGCGATCCGCTTCTACCCTGATGGGTTTGACTCGTACCACAAAGATTATATCGCTGTTTATCTCGAGCTCCTAAGCAAGGACGCCAAGGTGCGCGCATCCTGTGACCTGAGGCTAGTTGACCAGAGCACCGGGCTCTCCTCATCGATCGACATGACAGCGCCAAGGGTGTTCAACCAAAATAATCTGAGCAGGTTTGCTCCACAACATGCTAAGTTTAAAAACCGTAGTGAGTTTGAAGCATCGGCTTACCTTCTGGACGATCACCTGGCGATCGAATGTGTTGTCACTGTCATGAAAGAAACACGGGTGTCTGAAACCCGATCGCCCCCCAAAGTTGACGTGCCACTCTCCGATATAACAACACATCTTGGAAAGCTACTGGAATCGAAGGAGACAGCGGATGTCACATTCAATGTCAGAGGTGAAACATTTGCGGCACACAGGATCATCCTTGCCATGCGACCGCCTGTGTTCAAAGCAGAGCTCTATGGGCCTATAGGGGAGACAGGAACGGAGTTCATACACGTCAAAGAGATGCAGCCTGACGTATTTAAGGCCCTGCTCCATTTCATCTATACTGATTCCTTGGATATCATTGATGATCTTGAAGGAAATGATCACAGTGAAATGATTCGGCACTTACTTGTGGCTGCTGATCGATATGCCATGGAGAGGCTAAAGTTGCTCTGTCAAAGCATCCTCTGTGAGAATCTTGATGTGCAAAATGTGGCAACTACATTGGCTCTAGCCGACCAGCATCACTGCAATATTCTTAAGGATGCTTGCATTGAATGTATATCTTCTTTAAATATAGATGACGTGGTGGCAACCCAAGGGTATGTGAATCTTAGAAAAACTGGTCCGTCTATCTTACTAGATGCATTGGTGG
- the LOC127309365 gene encoding early nodulin-like protein 6, with amino-acid sequence MASVVAATICILLAASVPPSSSIPAVYNVGDVRGWALPPGNGAETYNHWAKKNRFQVGDVLDFKYANDSVFLVNHDDYKMCSTTTPVSRFTDGDTKFTFDRPGFFYFVSGVPGHCEAGQRMIVRVVAHSALAAAPASPPSAGFGSASSPVVSAPASPGYGSSAGGSTPTSFGPSPLAEPSGASSRALAAGFSLVTCLLAGVIAMIAFA; translated from the exons ATGGCCAGCGTCGTCGCTGCTACGATCTGCATTCTGCTGGCGGCCTcggtgccgccgtcgtcgtcgattCCGGCGGTGTACAACGTCGGCGACGTGAGGGGGTGGGCGCTCCCGccgggcaacggcgccgagaCGTACAACCACTGGGCCAAGAAGAACCGCTTCCAAGTAGGCGACGTCCTGG ATTTCAAGTACGCGAACGACTCGGTGTTCCTGGTGAACCACGACGACTACAAGATGTGCAGCACGACGACCCCCGTGAGCCGGTTCACGGACGGCGACACCAAGTTCACGTTCGACCGTCCCGGCTTCTTCTACTTCGTCAGCGGCGTGCCGGGGCACTGCGAGGCGGGCCAGCGGATGATCGTGCGCGTCGTGGCGCACTCTGCGCTGGCCGCCGCTCCGGCGTCTCCGCCTTCCGCCGGCTTCGGCAGCGCCTCCAGCCCAGTCGTCTCGGCTCCGGCATCTCCGGGGTACGGGTCCAGCGCCGGCGGGTCCACGCCCACCAGTTTCGGCCCGAGTCCGCTGGCCGAGCCCAGTGGTGCGTCTAGCCGCGCCCTCGCAGCTGGCTTCTCGCTTGTAACCTGTCTGCTCGCCGgtgtcatcgccatgatcgcgttCGCGTGA
- the LOC127306341 gene encoding uncharacterized protein: protein MADGTESEQAAVVVNGNPPQLTKSARKKLLKQERQAARKAERKVAEKARRRADIERRRREWEDSLAAAPSAEAREEMLAARRETRLERVGKHVEERGARAERLRRAAEGAGQKVVLDLEFADLMRPNEIHSLTQQIMYCYAVNGRSATPAHLWLTGCSGEMGTQVQRIPGFDKWIIEKESKSYLEAFADCKENLVYLTADAETVLDDLDRSKIYIIGGLVDRNRCKGITQKKAVDQGIQSAKLPIGNYLKMSSSQVLTVNQVFEIMQKFVETKDWKTAFFHVIPPRKRGEAGAADDEAEASLGDGAALEGTTNRDHPEGDLEKSSDEEADDDDAGDEEDGVAKKRHCVRSENGKC, encoded by the exons ATGGCTGACGGCACGGAGAGCGAGCAGGCCGCGGTTGTGGTGAACGGGAATCCTCCGCAGCtgacgaagagcgcaaggaagaagcTGCTGAAGCAGGAGCGGCAGGCGGCGCGGAAGGCCGAACGGAAGGTGGCCGAGAAGGCGCGCCGGCGCGCCGACATAGAGAGGCGGAGGCGCGAGTGGGAGGATTCGCTGGCCGCGGCGCCATCGGCGGAGGCGCGCGAAGAGATGCTGGCGGCACGCAGGGAGACACGGCTCGAGCGGGTGGGGAAGCACGTGGAGGAGCGCGGCGCGCGTGCTGAGAGGCTCCGGCGTGCTGCCGAGGGCGCCGGGCAGAAGGTGGTGCTCGACCTCGAGTTCGCCGACCTTATGCGGCCCAACGAGATTCACAGCCTCACCCAGCAG ATCATGTACTGCTATGCAGTGAATGGAAGATCAGCAACCCCAGCTCATCTATGGTTGACAGGGTGCAGCGGAGAAATGGGGACCCAGGTTCAAAGGATCCCTGGTTTTGATAAGTGGATCATAGAAAAAGAGTCCAAGTCCTATCTTGAAGCATTTGCAGATTGTAAGGAAAATCTTGTGTATCTTACAGCGGATGCTGAGACTGTGCTTGATGATCTAGACAGGTCAAAAATATATATTATTGGTGGTCTGGTGGACCGGAACAGATGCAAGGGCATAACACAGAAAAAGGCAGTTGATCAGGGCATTCAGTCCGCCAAGCTCCCCATTGGAAATTATTTGAAGATGTCAAGTTCTCAG GTTCTTACCGTCAACCAAGTGTTTGAGATCATGCAAAAGTTTGTGGAAACAAAGGACTGGAAGACTGCATTCTTTCATGTGATCCCACCGAGGAAACGAGGAGAAGCTGGAGCTGCAGACGACGAGGCCGAAGCAAGCCTGGGCGATGGTGCTGCACTTGAAGGGACTACAAACAGAGATCATCCCGAGGGAGACCTTGAGAAGTCCTCTGATGAGGAAGCAGATGATGATGATGCTGGTGATGAAGAAGATGGCGTTGCTAAGAAAAGGCACTGTGTTAGAAGTGAAAATGGGAAGTGTTAG